CTGGAtgtggacagggacagggatgggctgaGGATGGAAATCAGGATGAGGACAAGGTCAAAGGTGGAAACaggagtgggaatggggatgggaaactggatggggacagggaaaagaacagggatggggacagctgTAGGtgagagctgggatgggacaggaatGGAAACATGGATggagacagggatgggacagaaCTGGAGATGAGCATGAGGAATAAGATGAGACAGGAATGAGATTGGGAACAGGGCATGAAAACGGGGATGAAGACAAGGAGAAGGATGAGGATGAGAATGGGGACAGGTATAAAGATAGGATGAGTGGAGGTGGCAGAGGAGATGAGACAGGGATAAGAACATGGATGGAGACAGTGATGGGATGAGGTCAGGTGGGGCTGGAGATGGAAATGAGATGAGGGTGGGGATGGAATTGAAAACggagatgaggatgaggatgggaagGGAAACTGAGAAGGaaatgaggatgaggatgagaatgatgggaatgggatggggatgggacagggatggggaaagggaTGTGATTGGGATGGTAATGgggatgaagatgaggatgatgggacagggatggggagaaggATGTGTTGGGGATGGAAACAGGGCTGAGGATGATGGGATTGAACGAGGATGAGGAAAAGACTGTGTTGGGCTGAGGATGGAAATGGGGCTGATGATGGCGGTGGGGAACAAGGATACATCAGGGACAGAAACAGGGCCAAGGACAAGGACAAAGTAACGAacgggcacaaggctggctcgGCTCCGTGTCCCACCCCAGCCCTCCATTCCCGTGGCGTGCCCAGGTTTGAGGCAGAGCTGGCCATCCGCCTGTCGGTGGACAGCGACATCGCTGGGCTGCGCAAGGTCCTGGACGACACCAACATGACGCGGCTGCAGCTCGAGGGGGACATCGAGGCCCTGCGCgaggagctgatcctgctgcGCAAGGACCACGACCAGGTGGGTCCAGAGgacttggggggctcgggaggggctgtgggacccCAGACTGACCCATGCTTCCTCCAGGAAGTGCAGGACCTGCGGGCGCAGGCCTCGCAGTCGGCGCTGACGGTAGAGGTGGACGCTCCGCAGTCGCAGGATTTAGGGAAGGTCCTGGGAGAGCTGCGGGCTCAGTATGATGCCCTGGCCCAGAAAAATTTGGAGGACCTGGAGAAGCAGTGGGGGCAGCAGGTAAGGAACCCTAAAAAACCTCAAATCTCACCCAAAACCAGCTCCAAAACGATCCCGGGGGAGCAGTGGACTTGgagcacctggagaagcagaggGGGTGGGAGTtggagaccccaaacccccaccaGTCCACATCCGAGGGTCCCCAATGACACTCCATAAGGTGTCCCCAATGGGGGGCCACTGGGGGTCCCAAAAAAGGGGAAACCCCTTTTggggggtgtccccaggctaGCATGGGAGGTCCCCAAAGAAGTCTCACAAAGCCAGGGGGAGGAGGGGTGGCAGACCCAGGGGGGGCCTGGGTGGACAGTTGTGACATTTTCAAGGGGAGTCCTGGGGTGAACTGCTCCAGGAGGTTCCTGGTCCAACCCTGGTGACACTTTTGGGATGGCCTCTGTCCAAGGTGCAAGTTTGGAGCCCCTCCTAGGGCACCCCCACGATGTGGGATCCCCATTAGGGTTCCATGCCTGAGTCTGGCTCTTCTTGGGATGGTCTCACTCCTCCACCCCCCCCTCCAGGACTTGGGGTGTCCGTGGTGGGGTgggaccaaggctgctgccccccagaccccaaggctgtccccaggcccccccagacccctcctttccctcccagATCACGGAGACCACCCTGGAGGTGACACAGAGCACAAAGGACCTGGACGTGGCACGAGGCACTGTTGGGGCCCTGCGTCGCTCACTGCAAACCCTCGAGATCGACCTTGAGGCCCTGCGCAACCAGgtaccccaaaattccccaaactcccccagAAACCCCCCCATATCCCTCAATTCACAGCCTCACATTCCCAACTCCCCCTCCAAAAAACCTAGCTCCCCTTAATCCATGGCTCCAgagccccaaaacccctccaatCCCCAACCCATAACTCCAGCCACACAAAGGCCATTTTTGAGGTCTTGATCCccccctgaccccaaaccctccaAATCCCCCAGAACTcggggctggaggtggcactgcctGAGGCTGAGGCTCAGGGCAGGGTGAACCCCCACAAGACTCCCTAATCTTCCCCTGATCCCCCCAGAACACAGGTTTGGGGTCTGCATTGACCAAAGCTCAGGGTGAtcccccaggatttggggtgaacCCCTGCAAAACCCATACATTCCCCTGAATGCGGGTCTGGAGTCACTGGCTGAGCCCAAGGTGACAGATCCTCCAATCTCCCCATTTTAGGGGTTCTGgctccccccaaaacccccaattcTGCCACGAACACCCCATAACACAGATTTAGAGGCTGCCATGATCGAGGCTGAGGCTCAGATCAAAGTGAACCCCCCCAAAAGCACATTAACCCCCAATCCCTGCAGAACATGGGTCTGGAGGCGGCGCTGGCCGAGGCCGAGGCGCGGGCCGGGGCTCACCTGGCGCAGGTGCAGCTCCAGGTGAGCGCGGCCGAGGCAGAGCTGCGGGACGTGCGGGCGCAGCTCCAGCGGCAGAACGAGCAGCACCGGGAGCTGCTCGGCCTCAAGGACCGCCTCGAGGCCGAGATCGCGACATATCGGCGGCTGCTGGAGGGCGGCGACGATTTCAGGTTAGCGgggggagggactggggagggAATCAGGTACGGGGGGTTCAGCTGGGGGGGATGGAATTCAGATAGCGCCGGGGGGCAAGATCAGGTGAGAGGGGAAGTTCAGGTGATGGGGGGAGTCCAGGTCAGGGAAGGTTCAGGTGAGGGGGAGGAGTTCAGGGAGGTTCAGGTGAGAGGGAAGTTCAGGTAGGAGAGGGTTCGGGGGGGGGAATTTGATGGAGAGGGAAGGAATCCAGGTATGGGGTGTTAGAAGTTCAGGTGAGGGGGGAATTTGAGGGTATAGTTCAGATATGGGTGCTTTGGgtgagaaggggaaggaaggcaggTACAGGGGGTGGGAGTTCAAATCAGAGAGGAGTTCAGGGACAGGGGGAGAATGTGGAGCGGGCATTCAGGTACAGGGGCTCAGGTGACAGGGGGGAATTCAGGTTTTGGGGGAAGGTGAGCACAGAGAGCTCAGGTGAGGAAGTTTGGGTGTGAGTTCAGATATAAGGGCTCGGGGGGAAAATTCAGAAGGATGGAAATTGAGgtgagggggaaatggagaCAGAGGGGGGAGtctgtgggctgggaaggggatgggaaGGGGATGGAAAGGGATAATGCCAGGAACTGAGTGTCCAGGTGCTGTCCCTGgcatggggaggggacacccAGAGCAGATGAGACCCCTGTGATGAGGTGTCCAGGTCCCACCAGTTACAAGattctggggacagccaggggacagcagtgacATCCAAGGGGATGATCCCAGGAGATCACATATCCCAGCTCTGTCCTTCAGGAtggcctggggatggggacaacGGTGACATCAGAGGGGATGAATCCCAAGTGTCCCAGTGGCCGGGTCCCAGCAGTTACAAGATTTTTGGGAacagccaggggacaggggggacacccCGAGGGGACAATCTCCAGGGTGTTGGGacaccccagcccatcccactgGACATGCCATCTCCATCACCTGttgggtgacactgaggggggGACACGACCGGTGTGGAGAGGGGACCTCTGGGTGCCCCCACCCCTAaccccccatccctgcagcctgaGGGATGCCCTGGACAAGGAGACCACGGCCACCACGGCAGGGACAGGGCCCACCCAGCGCGTGATCACCGAGACCAGGGAGGTGAAGATCCGCACATACTGAGGGGGTCACGGGGGATCCCCGGCCCCCAAAACCCGGGGGGGGTCCCCGAGCTCCCCCCAGATCCCAATAAAGTGCTGATTCCCATGAATGGGAGATGGGATGTGTTGGTGTGTCCTTCCGGGGGGGAAAACAGGggtggggacatggggctgAGACCAggaggaaactgaggcacggggtGTGGGGAGCTGTCAGGGGAGGGATGGATTCCTGTACCCCCTCCTTGTCACCATCCCGACAACGACCCCCGGTCGCCCATGCCCCCCCGGGGCGCCCCTTTTGCCCCCCGCTCATGTCGGGGTCCCTGGGGGCATCGACCTCCCAGAACCAGCCGAGAGGACCCCAAAACGTCCCTGTCCCCGCCGGCCCCGGGATCAGCCCCGAGCTCCGGGCGCCGGCCTGTTCTGAACCGCCcccggggggacacggggggagcgggagcgggggtCCCAGTGCGGTGCTCGGGGGTCCCACTGCGATACCCGAGAGTCCCAGTGCGGTGCTCGGTGGTCGCGGTGCGGTACCCGAGGGTCCCGGTGCGGTGCTGGGGGTCGCAGGCGTCCTCGTGCCCAGGAGTTCCGGAGTCGGGAGTTCCTCGGGTGTCGGTGCCCGGAGGTACCGGTATCTCGGGCAGATGTCTGGCAGTGTCAGTGCCCGAGGGTGGCGGTGTCCGGGAGTCCCCGGGGTGTCAGTAGACCGGGGCTGTTGGTGCCCAGAGGGTGACGCGCCCGGAGATGCCGGGATCGGGGATCTCGGGGCGCTGCCACGGGTGTCGGTGTGCGGGGCATCGCGGTGCCGGGGGCTGTCGGTGGCGGTGGGAGGTTGTATGCGGGGCTCCTGCTGTCGGGGGTCCCAGTGACCGGGAATCCCGGGGGTGTCAGTGCCCAGGGGTCCcagtgtcccgggctccggtaAGTGACGGGTTCGGCGCGTCTCGGTGTCCGGGGTGTCGGTGCTCGAGAGTTCTGAGCAGCCCGGGTGGTGCCTGGGGCTCCGGGAGCTGTCGGTGTCGGCCGGTGCCCGGGGGTGTCAGTGCTGGGGGTCCCGGGGCTGTCAGTGCCGGGGCTGTCAGTGCCGGGGGTTCCGGGGGTGTCGGCCGGTGCCCGGGGCTGTAAGTGCCGGGGGTCTGGGTCTGTCAGTGCTGGGGGTTACGGGGATACCGGCCGGTGCCCGGGGCTGTCAGTGCCGGGGGTCCCGGGTCTGTCAGCGCCGGAGGTTTCGGGAGTCCCTCCCCCTCCGGCCCCACCCCCGCAGAACCTGCCGGccccaggccccgcccccggcccagACCACGCCCCCGGGCTTTTGCCCCGCCCCCTGACAGGGCGCGACGCTCGTGGTCACGTGACGCCGCCATCCGGGTCCTTTGCCTTCTCTGCCTCGTCCCAACATGGCGGCCCCAGGTGAGCGCTGCGCCGCGGGCCCGGGCCCCGCCGGCCCGCGTGGAGCTCCGCGGGCACTGATGGCGGCACCGATGGCGGCCGCGGGGCTGCTCCGAGCACCGTCGCTTCCGGAGATGGTGCTGGGGGGGAGACGGTGGCGGGAAAAGCGGGGGAAGCGGCGGGAAAACCGAACccccccccttcctcctccgcCGCGTCCCCTCAGGGCGGGCGCGCGCCCTTCCCCCCCCTCCCGCCGCTTCCCATTGGCGGGGGTGCGCGCGCGGCCTGTGATTGACGTGCGCGCGCCGGGCCCCCCCAACACCCCCCCCGTCTCCCATTGGCGGGGGCGCGCGCGCCAGGCCGGTGATTGACGTGCGTGCGCCCGGCCGGTGATTGACGTGCGCGCGCCGGGCGCGGCCCGGCGCGTGCGCGCGGAAGGGGGGGAGGGGGCGACGCGCCCACGTGGCCGCGAACGGGGGGGGTCGGAGGGGCCCCAGTACCGGGAGTTCGGGGGGAGAGGTGGGATCAGGTTCCCCCCCCTCCATTTGCCCCCGGGGGCTTCACCGGGACCCCCTTCCCAGGCCCGCCGTGCCCTTGAGGCTCCTTGGGGTCAGTTATGGGGGAGGCGGGGCAGGATGtgacccctcccagcccctccaggggtCGGTCCCGCCGTGGGGGGGCACACCAGACACCCCCCAGTTCCAGCCCGGCTCTCCCCTCCATTCCCAATCCCGCAGCATCTCCCGGGATCCCCGGCTCTGCTTGGAGTGGGAGGTGCGTCCCGGTACCGGGGTGAGCACGGGGCGTTGGAAGGTGCCCCCACCCCGCCTGGATCCATCCCTGTCCCGCCTTTCCCTGGGCCTCGGGTGCTGACCgcattcccagccctgtcccaggctggttTCCTGCGGGAGGTCGGGTCaccctggggcagctctgagccGCTCCTGCATCCCAggctgggattctctgaaatcCACAGTGGGGAGGGAATGATGGACTGGGAGGAGATGGAGCCATCCCAGGGGTCTCACACACCACCATCCTCTCCCAGTTCCCTTGGGGAAACactgctggtggtggtgctcTCCATGCTGGATTTCCATGGAataacacatttccaggccattCTATGAGCAATCCGACCTCCATCCTTTTTATCCTCGTTAAAGCCCTTTGGttgattaattaattattgTTATCGCTGGTCAGGATATCTGACTGGAAGCTCTGGCCATCCAAAAATTCATGAtctctcctttaaaaaaaaagaggggaatgTTTTTCCAAGCTTTTCTCTTTCATGTCCTTGAAACTCATCAGTTTTGCTTCCCCTGGGACCCCTATTGACCTCCCCAAAACCTGATGGGGGAACGAGGTGACTCCACCATTTCTCTGGGGCTCCAACCCCCCTGGCTCCACCCAGAGGGATTTTTCCTGGcaaatgcagcaatttttgCCAGGAAAGGTCCCAGATCCAGCGGCAGAGCCACATGATGGCAGCAGTTCCTCCCAGAGGGAGGGAATTGTGAATCCAAAGCCACCTTCCAGGAAATGCCCCGGTTTTCCAGGAGGGTCACAGCTTGTgcctgggtgtgtccccacagggggtgggatggggacaaTGTTTCCAGTGGTAATAACAAATAAAGGGGCTGGGGGGTGGCTCCTGGGtcctcctgtgtcccctcccagtgaCTCCTGTCCAATTGTGGTGTCTCATGTCCAGCTCTTCGTATCCCATCCCATGTCCCATCTTGTGTTCGATCCTGTCACTTCTGTCCCCTcttggctgctcctgtgccgcctcctgtcccatcccagttCCTCATATCCCATCCTGGTGCCTCACATCCGTCCCTGGTTCCTTCTGTCCTGTCCTGGTGGCTCCTGTCCCACCCTGATGCCCTCATGGCCCATCCCAGCACCTCATGTCTCTCAGTGCCATATTCCATGCAAGTGCCTGTGTCAGTACCTCATGTCCCATTTGTGTCCCATCCTGGTGCCTTATGTCCCATCCCACTGGCTGCTGTCACATCTTGGTGGCTTCTGTCCACTCTCAACTCCTTGTGTCCTATCCTGACACCTCCTGTCTCCTCGTgactcctcctgtcccctcccagtggCTGCTGTCCCATCCTGGTGCTCTGCGTTCCATCCTAGCACTTCCTATCTCATCCTGGTGCCTTGTGTCCCATTTCATGTTCCCTCCTGGCACCTCATGTCCCATCCCAGTGGCTCCTGTCCTGTTCcagctcatcccatcccatcctcatCAACCCATGTCCCCATCTGTCACCTTGTGTCCCATCCCAGGGCCTCCTGTCCCATCCTGGTGCTTCATGTCCTCCTGTACTGTTTCCTCCTGGCTCCTGCTGTCCTGTCTCATGTCCCTTCCCAgtggctcctgtcccatcccagctcctcccatTCCATCCCAATGTCCCGTGTCCCATCCTGTCACCTTGTGCTCCATCCCGAGGCCTCGTGTCCCACTCGGGTGTCTTCTGTCCCATCCCATTGTCTCGTATATCCTGGTGCCTTGTGTTCCATGTCAGCTTCTCGTgtcccatcccagtgtcccatgTCCCATTCTGGTGtccccagtcccatcccagtgtcTCGTGTCCTACATCCTGGTGCCTCACGTTCCATGTCAGCTCCTCGTGTCCCATATCCCATCTCTGTGCCCCATgtcccaccctgctgtccccagtcccctctgccccctctgttcctgtccctgctctcatTCCACCTATTCccattctccttccctcccattCCCACTCTTTTTCTGacccattcctgctctcatTCCCTTCTGTCCCAGCTCTCATTCCCACACATTTCTGCTCCCATTCCCGCTCTGATTCCATTCTCATTCCCTCTCTGTCCtgccatccccattcccactaTTTCCATTCTCATTCCCTCTCTGTCCTGCCCATCCCCATTCTCATTCCCACCATTTCCATTCTCATTCCCACTGTCATTCCCACCCTTTCCCCGTTCAGTTCCCCCCTTCCCCACTCGGGTTCCCGCTCTGATCCGTGTCTCCGCTCGCTCCCGCAGCGGCAGCGAAGAAGAAGCCAAAGAAGGGGAAGACGCTGACGCTGACGGATTTCCTGGCTGAGGatggggggggcggggggggcccCACCTACATCCCCAAACCTGTGAGCTGGGCCGACGAGACCGACGACCTGGAAGGTGAGCGTGGCATtcctgcagccaggagggcattcccagccctggggttggcattcccagcccccagagccaggaTGGCATTCCTGGAGCCAGGATGGCATTcccagcccccagtgccaggatGGCATTcccagcccccagtgccaggatGGCATTCCTGGAGCCAGGATGGCattcccagcccccagagccaggatggcattcccagcccccagagccaggatagcattcccagctctggggttggcattcccagcccccagagccaggaTGGCATTCCTGGAGCCTGGACAGCATTCCCGCCTCTGGGGTTGGCATTCTCAGCCCCCAgagcagcatccccagagccAGGATGGCATTCCTGGAGCCTGGAtggcattcccagctctgggattgGCATTCCTAGCCCCGAGAGCCAGGAtggcattcccagctctggggtTGGCATTctcagcccccagtgccagaaTGGCATTCCTGGAGCCAGGGTGAGAATGGTATTCCTGGAGCCAGGATGGCATTCCCACATCTGGGATTTACattcccagcccccagagcagcaTTTCTAGAGCCAGGATAGCATTTTTAGTCTCCAGAGTGGCATTTTCAGCTCTGTGATTAGCGTTCCCAGTCCTAGAAGCAGTATTCCCAGAGCTGGAACAGCATTCTCAATCCCTGGGCACCATTCTGAGCTCTGAGGTTGGCATTCTCAGCTTCCAGACtggcattcccagctcctggaaCATAATTCCTGCCTTCCAGATTGGAAGGCTCCAGGATTGGCATTCCTAGCTGCCAGTGGCATCCATAACTGGAAAAATCCAGTGgctgtttgggttttgggaAATAATGAAGCTGGGAGAGCCATGCAAGTTTTCCTTAGGGATGAGACTCAGTGTGCAGCCAAGTGGGGGAGCAGCAGTGGGATATTGAGGCATTGGGGACCGGATTCACCAGAGCTTCCCACTGAGCCAGGCTGGAATCCAAGCTGGAATGAATCCTGAAAAGCCACTCATGAGattgcctgtccctgccttgggtgCTCTGGATGGCTTCAGGGCACCTTTTCCATGGATTtaccagtgctgccagcagttGCCTCCGGGTGCCTCTGTATGACTCCGGTTTCTTCCCACTGCCTGCAGTTGCTTCCAGCTGCCTCTGTCTGGGTGGGCTGTGGGATGATTGCTGCCTCCAGCTGACCTGGCCAGCTCAGATGGCCCCAGCTGGCTccgggcagctgcagctggctcTGGCCGTGTGGCTGTGCCCACATCCCGGCTTTCCCCGCAGTCTCCACCACGTGGCACAGCAATGATGACGACGTTTACCGGGCGCCTCCGATCGACCGCTCCATCCTTCCCACGGCCCCGCGCGCTGCCCGCGAGCCCAACATCGACAGAAGCcgcctccccaaatcccctccgtACACGGCATTCCTGGGAAACCTGCCCTATGATGTCACCGAAGAGTCCATTAAGGATTTCTTTCGAGGACTTAATGTGAGTGACGTTCCAgagggcagaaatgctgctctctgtctACCAGGCACCCGTATTCCATTGCCATGGGGTGTGGGTGTCTGTAGGTTGATCCTGAGAGAATCCCTTGGTTCCCCAGCCATGGATCAGCCATTCCCGCTCTTCCAGTGGGATTGAGGAGCCTCCAGTGGGGGAATTTCCCTGTGGAATCGGTGGAGGTTAGActgggggatggggcagggtaGGGCAGCTGGTTTGCTCCCAGGTGGAAAGAAAACAGCATCAGGAAGCTCATGGATCACACAGAGGTGTTGAAAACCACAAACTGGGAGAAACCAAGTTTATTCCCATTTGAACCTACCCTGcttttccctctccagctccacaTCTGACCTTGGCCTTCCTTATTCCTTTTCTCTATTTCTTGGCATTTGTCATTCTTTAATTCCGTGGACGTGTTGTGGATTCTCCTTTGGTCCAAGCAAGATCTTGGCTTTGCAAGAGATTTCCTATCAGGAAATCCATCCCAGGAAAATCTAAGGGATGCTTTGGGGACCCCATGACCACCTAAGATGTCATTTGGGAATGTGGCTCCTGACATATCCCAGGGCTCCGATCAGGAATGAGCAAGGAGCTCCCACGTTTTGGGAGCCAGAATTTAGGGAAAGGAGGTTGTGGAACTTGTGCTGGACACATCCAGGGCTGGTTTTCCTcttggatgagctttaagatgGCTCTTGCTTGCTTCCCTGAGCTCACGTAGGAGCCTGTAGAGCATACCCGGCCCTTCCCATTGTTCCCAGTtcagctgccagagctgggattcTCTTCCCAGTCCCTCAATCCAAAACTGTTGGAAAGTTCTGCAGTGTTTAGGGCGGGACCCCTGTCTTCCACCTCATGCACGAGGAACCCCCTCAATCCCTCGATATCCATGAGTTGCTCCATCCCAGATCCTGCCACCCTTGCACGTTCCCCTTTGGAAGCCAAGATCCTGAGGTGAGCTTCCCTGCCTTCCCTCCCTTGGCAGATCAGCGCCGTGCGGCTCCCACGGGAACCCACCAATCCCGAGAGGTTGAAAGGTTTCGGATACGCGGAATTCGAGGATATTGATTCCCTGTTCCAGGCCCTGAGCCTCAATGAAGA
This region of Zonotrichia albicollis isolate bZonAlb1 chromosome 33, bZonAlb1.hap1, whole genome shotgun sequence genomic DNA includes:
- the KRT18 gene encoding keratin, type I cytoskeletal 18, translated to MSFSRRTVYSSSVRSGGIGTLGTAGIAPGRRFAPLGSAASVYAGAGGAGSRISVSRTLSSAGGAFGAGYGAGYGAGLGGSVLLGGSGTVANEKEAMQDLNDRLATYLEQVRRLERENRRLETQIREFMAKKGPSAHDWSPQWELIEELRDKILESTVENARTVLQIDNARLAADDFRVKFEAELAIRLSVDSDIAGLRKVLDDTNMTRLQLEGDIEALREELILLRKDHDQEVQDLRAQASQSALTVEVDAPQSQDLGKVLGELRAQYDALAQKNLEDLEKQWGQQITETTLEVTQSTKDLDVARGTVGALRRSLQTLEIDLEALRNQNMGLEAALAEAEARAGAHLAQVQLQVSAAEAELRDVRAQLQRQNEQHRELLGLKDRLEAEIATYRRLLEGGDDFSLRDALDKETTATTAGTGPTQRVITETREVKIRTY